The following proteins are encoded in a genomic region of Bacillus sp. FJAT-22090:
- a CDS encoding bifunctional cystathionine gamma-lyase/homocysteine desulfhydrase: MRAKTKLIHAGIVGDEATGAVSTPIYQVSTYKQEAVGKFKGYEYSRTGNPTRHALEVLISDLESGVAGFAFASGMAATSSVMMLFSKGDHVILTDDVYGGTYRVISKVLNRFGIEATFVDTSDISKVEAAILENTKAIFLETPTNPLLKITDIEAIAKLAKDKGLLTIVDNTFMTPYFQQPIELGADIVVHSATKYIGGHSDVVAGLVVVNSEQLATDLHFVQNSVGAVLGPQDSWLLMRGIKTLGLRMEEHHLNAQRIAEFLNNHGGVKKVYYPGLVNHTGHELMKKQTTGFGGMISFDVGSGEKADELLAKLRYFTLAESLGAVESLISVPARMTHASIPSERRQELGITDGLVRISVGIEDVEDLLEDLTQALA; this comes from the coding sequence ATGCGCGCAAAAACGAAGCTTATTCATGCTGGAATTGTTGGGGACGAAGCAACTGGAGCAGTGTCCACACCAATTTACCAAGTGAGTACCTACAAACAAGAGGCAGTTGGAAAATTTAAAGGGTATGAATATTCACGTACAGGTAACCCTACTCGACATGCTCTAGAGGTCTTAATCAGTGATTTAGAGAGTGGCGTTGCCGGATTCGCTTTTGCTTCTGGTATGGCTGCTACAAGCTCTGTTATGATGCTTTTCAGTAAAGGTGATCACGTTATTTTAACAGATGATGTATACGGTGGTACATACCGTGTCATTTCTAAAGTATTGAACCGTTTCGGGATCGAGGCAACTTTTGTAGATACAAGTGATATATCCAAAGTGGAAGCAGCAATTTTAGAAAATACAAAAGCTATTTTCCTAGAAACACCAACTAATCCTTTATTGAAAATTACAGATATTGAAGCAATTGCTAAGCTTGCAAAGGATAAAGGATTGCTGACTATTGTGGATAACACATTTATGACACCTTATTTCCAACAACCAATTGAGCTTGGTGCAGACATTGTTGTGCATAGTGCAACGAAATATATTGGTGGACATAGTGATGTTGTAGCTGGGCTAGTTGTAGTAAATTCTGAGCAGCTTGCTACTGATTTGCACTTTGTACAAAATTCAGTAGGGGCAGTACTAGGACCACAAGACTCCTGGTTATTAATGCGTGGTATTAAAACGCTTGGTCTTCGGATGGAAGAACATCACTTGAATGCTCAGCGAATTGCAGAGTTTTTAAATAATCACGGTGGTGTTAAAAAGGTATATTATCCTGGTTTAGTGAACCATACTGGACACGAACTGATGAAGAAGCAAACAACTGGCTTCGGAGGGATGATTTCTTTTGATGTGGGTAGTGGAGAAAAAGCAGATGAGTTATTAGCGAAGCTTCGTTACTTTACATTAGCAGAAAGTTTAGGAGCAGTAGAAAGCCTGATTTCTGTCCCAGCAAGAATGACCCATGCATCGATTCCATCTGAACGACGTCAAGAATTAGGCATTACGGACGGCCTCGTTAGAATTTCTGTAGGGATTGAAGATGTAGAAGACTTGTTAGAAGATTTAACACAAGCATTAGCTTAA
- the cysK gene encoding cysteine synthase A, translating to MKVFSSVHELIGNTPVVEIKHIPIPNNCRIFAKLEYLNPGGSVKDRLGVSLIEDAEQSGKLLSGGTIIEPTAGNTGIGIALAAVGKGYKVIFVVPEKFSVEKQTLMRALGAEIINTDTALGMKGAIDKASELVNKIPNAFSPSQFSNPANPATYTKTLGPEIWRDLDGQIDVFVAGAGSGGTFMGTSNFLKSQKADIKTVIVEPEGSILNGGEAGTHLTEGIGMEFLPNFMDRSFFDAIYTISDQNAFNQLQALSKEEGLLVGSSSGAAFYAALKEAEVAKQGSHIVTIFPDSSERYLSQRVYELFKEEK from the coding sequence ATGAAAGTATTTAGTAGTGTTCATGAATTGATAGGCAATACACCGGTTGTAGAAATAAAACATATTCCTATTCCAAATAATTGCCGGATTTTTGCAAAGCTTGAATATTTAAATCCAGGAGGAAGTGTAAAGGATCGTCTCGGTGTTTCGTTGATTGAAGATGCGGAGCAATCAGGAAAACTTTTGTCAGGGGGAACTATTATTGAGCCAACTGCAGGAAATACGGGAATTGGAATTGCACTTGCTGCAGTAGGAAAAGGGTACAAAGTTATCTTTGTTGTCCCTGAAAAATTTAGTGTTGAAAAACAAACACTGATGCGTGCGCTTGGTGCAGAGATTATAAATACAGATACTGCGCTTGGAATGAAAGGTGCTATTGATAAAGCAAGCGAATTAGTAAATAAGATTCCGAATGCTTTTTCACCATCTCAATTTTCAAACCCAGCTAATCCTGCTACGTATACAAAAACACTTGGTCCTGAAATATGGCGTGATTTAGATGGTCAAATTGATGTATTTGTCGCTGGTGCAGGTTCAGGTGGAACGTTTATGGGAACATCAAATTTTTTAAAGTCGCAAAAAGCTGACATTAAAACAGTAATTGTGGAGCCGGAGGGTTCCATATTAAACGGTGGAGAAGCAGGAACCCATTTGACCGAAGGGATCGGAATGGAATTTTTACCGAACTTTATGGACCGTTCGTTTTTTGATGCAATATACACAATTAGTGACCAAAATGCATTTAACCAATTGCAGGCGTTGTCCAAAGAAGAGGGACTTTTAGTAGGGAGCTCTTCAGGAGCAGCTTTTTATGCTGCACTTAAGGAAGCAGAAGTTGCGAAGCAAGGAAGTCATATTGTCACGATTTTTCCTGATTCTAGTGAACGCTATTTAAGTCAGAGAGTATACGAATTGTTCAAGGAGGAGAAATAA
- a CDS encoding S-ribosylhomocysteine lyase → MKKMNVESFNLDHTKVAAPFVRLAGTKTGVHGDEILKYDIRFKQPNKEHMKMPGLHSLEHLMAENIRNHTEQVVDISPMGCQTGFYLSVINHDNYDEILEIIEKTLKDVLEETEVPACNEVQCGWAASHSLEGAKEIASEMLAKKDEWRQIYNEEA, encoded by the coding sequence ATGAAAAAAATGAATGTAGAAAGTTTTAATTTAGATCACACAAAAGTAGCAGCACCATTTGTACGTTTAGCAGGTACTAAAACGGGAGTTCATGGTGATGAAATTTTAAAATACGATATTCGTTTTAAACAACCAAATAAAGAACATATGAAGATGCCAGGATTGCATTCCTTAGAGCATTTAATGGCAGAAAATATCCGAAATCATACAGAACAAGTAGTAGATATTAGTCCAATGGGATGTCAAACTGGGTTTTATTTATCTGTTATTAATCATGATAACTATGATGAAATTTTAGAAATTATTGAAAAGACGTTGAAGGATGTATTGGAAGAGACTGAAGTCCCAGCATGTAATGAAGTTCAATGTGGTTGGGCAGCAAGCCATAGTTTAGAAGGGGCAAAAGAAATTGCTTCTGAAATGCTTGCTAAAAAAGATGAATGGCGACAAATTTATAATGAGGAAGCGTAA
- a CDS encoding class I SAM-dependent DNA methyltransferase: MGREFVDIFDGWAHSYDASVSGEDPEYRDVFEGYETILREVANRVSGTVIEFGTGTGNLTAKLIEEGISVIGIEPNTKMRELTAKRFPSIKVIDGDLLQFNSESERIDAIVSTYVFHHLTDEEKGVALKKYAELLSKEGKIVFADTVFITEEAKQDQIEKERNRGFNNVADDLEREYYTTIPILTKLFEEAGFQVSFTKMNDYVWLMDATKR; this comes from the coding sequence ATGGGAAGAGAATTTGTCGATATCTTTGATGGATGGGCACACTCTTATGACGCTTCGGTTTCTGGTGAAGATCCAGAATATCGTGATGTATTTGAAGGATATGAAACTATTTTAAGAGAAGTTGCAAATCGTGTTTCTGGGACAGTGATCGAATTTGGAACCGGTACTGGTAATTTAACAGCAAAGCTAATAGAGGAAGGAATTTCGGTTATTGGTATCGAACCTAATACGAAGATGCGAGAATTAACTGCAAAACGATTTCCCTCTATTAAGGTCATAGATGGAGATTTACTTCAATTTAATAGTGAAAGTGAACGTATAGATGCAATTGTCAGCACGTATGTATTTCATCATTTAACGGATGAGGAAAAGGGAGTAGCTTTAAAGAAATATGCAGAGCTTCTTTCAAAAGAGGGAAAGATTGTTTTTGCTGATACTGTTTTTATTACTGAAGAAGCTAAACAAGACCAAATTGAAAAGGAAAGAAACCGTGGTTTTAATAATGTGGCAGACGATTTAGAACGAGAATATTATACTACGATTCCAATACTAACAAAATTGTTTGAAGAAGCTGGATTTCAAGTTAGTTTCACAAAAATGAATGATTATGTTTGGTTGATGGATGCGACTAAAAGATAA